The Theileria orientalis strain Shintoku DNA, chromosome 2, complete genome genome has a window encoding:
- a CDS encoding uncharacterized protein (zinc finger, U1-type domain containing protein): MTTTNLLFVKTKQPLAQSKPEEVKKCLTCNITFEDSKSQKAHFKSEWHLYNIKRKNSQLGPISYDDYVEIKNQLQEMISAKNEKNAGKNSQNNPKTVDFKAKAGADGIKSPEKYQKHMEFDPKRCLFNSVVSKSIEENVKYMETHYTFFLPEKEYIADLEGLLRHIHRKIYEENTCLYCDRLFSDQYATLHHMEAKQHHKINDDKFDQISSYYDFVNSYVNLIMESSSTPKTNTDLTPSNAEDEEEEWEDLFSTTSSPTRVEDLLTTYGIKRAYIMENGNLSLPNGKEAVHRELSYVYKQNLVLRNPFSLKKKEDNFKFKKKSEKRQIILSQKQQQYRVGKRDLNVALKSYKLFVPVRQDLCFG, from the coding sequence ATGACAACCACAAATCTTCTGTTTGTCAAGACAAAACAGCCTCTAGCTCAGTCGAAGCCAGAGGAAGTAAAAAAGTGTTTAACCTGTAACATAACGTTTGAGGATTCCAAGTCACAGAAGGCCCACTTCAAGTCAGAGTGGCATCTTTATAACATTAAGAGAAAAAATTCGCAATTGGGGCCCATTTCGTACGACGATTAtgtagaaataaaaaatcagCTTCAGGAGATGATCTCCGCGAAGAATGAGAAGAATGCCGGCAAGAATTCACAAAACAACCCCAAAACAGTGGATTTTAAAGCGAAGGCTGGGGCCGACGGCATAAAGAGCCCAGAAAAGTACCAAAAGCACATGGAGTTTGACCCGAAAagatgtttatttaatagtgTAGTAAGTAAATCGATAGAGGagaatgtaaaatacatgGAAACACACTACACCTTCTTTCTGCCGGAGAAGGAGTACATAGCGGACCTGGAAGGGCTCCTGAGACACATACACAGAAAGATCTACGAAGAAAACACGTGCCTGTATTGCGACAGACTATTCTCGGACCAGTACGCAACGTTGCATCACATGGAGGCGAAGCAACATCACAAGATCAACGACGACAAATTTGATCAAATAAGCAGCTACTACGACTTTGTAAACTCGTACGTAAACCTGATAATGGAAAGTAGTAGCACAccaaaaacaaacacagaTTTAACACCCTCTAACgcagaagacgaagaagaagaatgGGAGGACTTGTTCTCAACAACAAGTTCGCCGACCAGAGTGGAAGATTTATTGACAACATACGGAATAAAAAGAGCTTACATAATGGAAAACGGAAACCTGAGCCTGCCAAACGGAAAGGAAGCAGTGCACAGAGAACTGTCGTACGTGTATAAGCAGAACCTGGTGCTGAGGAACCCCTTCTCACTaaagaaaaaggaggaCAACTTCAAGTTTAAGAAAAAGTCGGAAAAGAGACAAATAATACTGTCACAGAAACAACAGCAGTACCGAGTGGGAAAAAGAGACCTAAACGTAGCGCTGAAGTCGTATAAACTATTTGTGCCGGTGAGACAGGACCTGTGCTTCGGATAA
- a CDS encoding uncharacterized protein (3'-5' exonuclease domain containing protein) — translation MFPYVFALALLIKPYPCFNLSGRVFKRSFAPFSRCFSNTLESYPRTPPSEYAFFTGNKVLIDNSNLSEYSSSIDHLLDTKLIGFDLEHVPDYYTFVNSSSRKCKPSIVQICGDSVCFIYLLYKIGHVPESLSRILDSKDMLKVAHGAPSDMRLMFRHYGTRCRNFVDLIDLCSRNNISPASLKNATESVLKLKLCKKQQCSNWEAEELNSDQISYASTDAWVAREIFLRLGPSKLNRLFVNSDGDIETE, via the exons ATGTTCCCTTATGTTTTCGCGCTGGCTCTACTAATTAAACCATACccttgttttaatttatccGGTCGTGTTTTCAAAAGGTCTTTTGCTCCCTTTTCTAGGTGTTTTTCTAACACATTGGAATCTTATCCCAGg actCCTCCTTCTGAGTACGCTTTTTTCACTGGGAACAAGGTTCTCATTGATAACTCCAACCTTTCCGAGTACTCGTCTTCCATTGACCATCTCCTTGATACCA AACTCATTGGATTTGACTTGGAACACGTCCCTGATTATTACACCTTCGTCAATTCTTCTTCTAGGAAGTGCAAGCCTTCCATTGTTCAGATTTGCGGCGATTCCGTCTGTTTCATTTACCTGCTGTACAAGATCGGCCATGTTCCTGAGTCTCTTTCTCGTATTTTAGACAGCAAGGACATGCTGAAG gTAGCCCACGGCGCTCCTTCCGACATGCGACTTATGTTTCGTCACTACGGCACTCGTTGCAGAAACTTTGTTGACTTGATCGACTTGTGCTCTCGAAACAACATTTCTCCTGCCAGCTTAAAAAACGCCACTGAGTCCGTCTTAAAGTTGAAGCTGTGCAAGAAGCAGCAGTGTTCCAACTGGGAGGCTGAGGAACTAAACAGCGACCAGATCTCCTACGCCTCCACTGACGCTTGGGTTGCCAGGGAAATATTCCTCAGACTAGGTCCATCCAAACTAAACCGTTTATTTGTCAATAGTGACGGCGATATTGAGACTGAATAg
- a CDS encoding integral membrane protein, with protein MLKSHLISAGLSFSNYIQGAILEEPRSDFTTQDRLDGKKDEPQDNKPPNLLKSIFDLGRPYFRLDCSELNNNIKCLVVPFKKVRQLVPDLYIPSVSASTFMIASSVLLCIKSKGKLTFGDALSKTLTKFVLVNLSEICFLSCLLYFISYSGTPQTNEVNVQHFNPQPSPMELNQAYGSFNNYSQAFPTPVGFQAATNSQNFGKQPANTHMNANRTQTNDRIRFRLPDVLFVIGYKYVLVNYFLFITTVLPFSINTVVNMVYVAVCSLFFSMRSIKSLRSLQSNRSSPLLFIFPVFQPLFFYILLPSRKF; from the coding sequence ATGCTTAAATCACACTTAATTAGTGCTGGGTTATCCTTCTCTAATTACATTCAGGGTGCTATTTTGGAGGAGCCCAGGAGCGACTTTACTACACAGGATCGTCTCGACGGTAAAAAGGATGAACCTCAGGATAATAAGCCTCccaatttattaaaatctaTTTTCGATTTAGGGAGGCCCTATTTCAGGCTAGATTGCTCTGAGcttaataacaatattaagTGTTTGGTGGTTCCCTTCAAAAAGGTCAGACAGCTGGTTCCTGACCTATACATACCAAGTGTTTCTGCATCCACCTTCATGATCGCATCTTCAGTTCTACTTTGTATTAAATCTAAGGGCAAATTGACTTTTGGGGACGCTCTTTCTAAGACTTTGACTAAGTTCGTTCTCGTAAACTTATCTGAGATTTGTTTTCTCAGCTGtttactttatttcatttCATATTCTGGAACTCCACAGACAAATGAGGTTAATGTGCAGCACTTCAACCCTCAGCCTAGTCCCATGGAACTAAATCAGGCCTACGGTTCGTTCAACAACTACTCTCAGGCTTTTCCGACCCCGGTCGGGTTTCAGGCTGCTACGAACTCTCAAAATTTTGGAAAACAACCGGCAAATACTCACATGAATGCCAATCGGACTCAGACTAACGACAGAATCAGGTTCAGGCTTCCTGATGTGTTGTTTGTGATAGGATATAAATACGTTTTAGTAAATTACTTTTTGTTCATAACCACTGTTCTACCGTTTAGTATAAATACGGTCGTCAATATGGTTTACGTGGCTGTTTGTAGTTTATTCTTTTCGATGAGATCGATTAAGTCGCTGAGGTCGCTTCAATCTAACCGATCGAGCCCCttactgtttattttccCTGTTTTTCAGCcactatttttttacattCTTCTTCCCTCTCGgaagttttaa
- a CDS encoding U6 snRNA-associated sm-like protein Lsm3, whose product MDAPVAHQEPLDMIRLNLDEMIYLKCKNGRELIGRLHAFDDHCNMVLSEVTETITTVDGEPNTNQQPNKVTRRDSRTVFVRGDSLILLSHHQP is encoded by the exons ATGGATGCTCCTGTGGCCCATCAAG aGCCTCTCGATATGATTCGCCTTAACCTAGACGAAATGATATACTTGAAGTGTAAAAACGGAAGAGAATTAATCGGGAGGTTGCAC GCCTTTGATGATCACTGCAATATGGTACTATCAGAAGTCACGGAAACAATCACTACAGTGGACGGAGAACCGAATACGAATCAACAACCAAATAAg GTTACGAGGAGAGACAGCCGCACCGTTTTCGTACGCGGGGATTCCCTGATTCTACTGTCACACCATCAAccttga